One window of the Archangium primigenium genome contains the following:
- a CDS encoding hybrid sensor histidine kinase/response regulator, whose translation MSVDPMLQSLVAGFSSEAQEVCQKVTLDLLELEREGLDSEALGKVYTRLARHLHTLKGSAASLGLQDLSSIAHKLEDALAPLRKDIKPMSRPMVDMLLHGLDLFLLRAQAHADGRGDALPDPAVALAQLVADAPPPEEAAAMGGESAMVAPAPAAAPSVASSVASASFVQDEDADAGWRVASHQVTALMREVERLREFRMRLEDRLRDISKSVELLTARELLAPTARARAMLSAVTAGVRSDGHEASDIVDSLEEGLKSITTRPVRTILEPLQRMVRDLSRQLGKASRLSVVGAEVSLDRRLLEKLRGAMVHLLRNAVDHGIEMPDERERAGKHHEGALTLRVEQQGNILFLELSDDGRGVDAAQVRASAERKGLITTEEGARMHETQIRDLIFRPGFSTRTDVTDTSGRGVGLDAVRAAVESMQGRIEVVSTKGSGTRFIITIPMELGSSPVLTVRAIDVNVGLPMLAVESTQLATQENLRIGRTKTQLDYNGQLVPVSDLAARLGLRASAPPSEGQPLIIVQSGGKRMALAVDSVVGDRDLVIRPLPAEVRDVPSYQGAAILSRGELLLILRPGWVVTDATPQTVAMPQSRRALVVDDSLTARALHRAMLEAGGFTVHLAASGARALERLQTEEYDVIICDLEMEEMNGTEVIAKLRAQPDTRHLPVILVSANDSASARSRGLAAGADGYLSKRECAAGRLLSEVLDVMSRRGAHA comes from the coding sequence ATGTCGGTTGACCCCATGCTGCAGAGCCTCGTGGCGGGTTTCTCGTCCGAGGCGCAGGAAGTCTGTCAGAAGGTCACCCTGGACCTGCTGGAGCTGGAGCGCGAGGGGCTCGACTCCGAGGCCCTCGGCAAGGTCTACACGCGTCTGGCGCGCCACCTGCACACCCTCAAGGGCAGCGCGGCGAGCCTCGGCCTGCAGGACCTGAGCTCCATCGCGCACAAGCTGGAGGATGCCCTCGCGCCGCTGCGCAAGGACATCAAGCCCATGTCCCGCCCCATGGTGGACATGCTGCTGCACGGGCTGGATCTCTTCCTGCTCCGGGCCCAGGCGCACGCGGATGGCCGTGGAGACGCGCTGCCGGATCCCGCGGTGGCCCTGGCCCAGCTCGTGGCCGATGCCCCTCCGCCCGAGGAGGCGGCGGCCATGGGTGGCGAGTCCGCGATGGTCGCCCCGGCGCCCGCGGCGGCCCCCTCGGTGGCCAGCTCCGTGGCCTCCGCCAGCTTCGTGCAGGACGAGGACGCGGACGCCGGCTGGCGTGTGGCGTCCCACCAGGTGACGGCGCTCATGCGCGAGGTGGAGCGCCTGCGCGAGTTCCGCATGCGCCTGGAGGATCGTCTGCGCGACATCTCCAAGTCGGTGGAGCTGCTCACGGCGCGCGAGCTGCTGGCGCCCACGGCCCGCGCCCGCGCCATGCTGTCGGCGGTGACCGCCGGCGTGCGCTCGGACGGCCACGAGGCGTCGGACATCGTGGACAGCCTGGAGGAGGGCCTCAAGTCCATCACCACGCGTCCGGTGCGCACCATCCTCGAGCCCCTGCAGCGCATGGTGCGTGACCTGTCGCGCCAGCTCGGCAAGGCCTCGCGCCTGTCGGTGGTGGGCGCCGAGGTGTCGCTGGATCGCCGCCTGCTCGAGAAGCTGCGCGGCGCCATGGTGCACCTGCTGCGCAACGCCGTGGACCACGGCATCGAGATGCCCGACGAGCGCGAGCGCGCGGGCAAGCACCACGAGGGCGCGCTGACCCTGCGCGTGGAGCAGCAGGGCAACATCCTCTTCCTGGAGCTGAGCGACGACGGCCGCGGCGTGGATGCCGCCCAGGTGCGCGCCTCCGCGGAGCGCAAGGGCCTCATCACGACGGAGGAGGGCGCGCGCATGCACGAGACGCAGATTCGCGACCTCATCTTCCGCCCGGGCTTCAGCACGCGCACGGACGTGACGGACACGTCGGGCCGCGGCGTGGGCCTGGACGCGGTGCGCGCCGCCGTGGAGTCCATGCAGGGCCGCATCGAGGTGGTGAGCACCAAGGGCAGCGGCACGCGCTTCATCATCACCATCCCCATGGAGCTGGGCAGCTCGCCGGTGCTCACGGTGCGCGCCATCGACGTCAACGTGGGCCTGCCCATGCTGGCCGTGGAGTCCACGCAGCTCGCCACCCAGGAGAACCTGCGCATCGGCCGCACCAAGACGCAGCTGGACTACAACGGCCAGCTCGTCCCGGTGTCGGACCTGGCCGCCCGCCTGGGCCTGCGCGCCTCGGCGCCCCCGTCCGAGGGCCAGCCGCTCATCATCGTGCAGAGCGGGGGCAAGCGCATGGCGCTCGCGGTGGACTCGGTCGTGGGTGACCGCGACCTCGTCATCCGCCCCCTGCCCGCCGAGGTGCGCGACGTGCCCTCCTACCAGGGCGCCGCCATCCTCAGCCGGGGCGAGCTCCTGCTCATCCTGCGTCCGGGCTGGGTGGTGACGGACGCGACCCCACAGACGGTGGCCATGCCGCAGAGCCGCCGCGCCCTCGTGGTGGACGACTCGCTCACCGCCCGCGCCCTGCACCGTGCCATGCTGGAGGCCGGTGGCTTCACGGTGCACCTGGCGGCCAGCGGCGCCCGCGCCCTGGAGCGCCTGCAGACGGAAGAGTACGACGTGATCATCTGCGACCTGGAAATGGAGGAGATGAACGGCACCGAGGTCATCGCGAAGCTGCGCGCGCAGCCCGATACCCGGCATCTTCCCGTCATCCTCGTGTCGGCCAATGACAGCGCGAGCGCCCGCTCCCGCGGCCTGGCCGCCGGCGCGGACGGCTATCTCAGCAAGCGCGAGTGCGCCGCGGGCCGTCTGCTCTCCGAGGTGCTCGACGTGATGAGCCGCAGGGGGGCCCACGCATGA
- a CDS encoding response regulator: MSLPSLLLVDDSDAILALERAILSGHYALNTASNGREALEKIGKVQPAAMLLDLSMPEMDGDEVLKRVKADPATAHIPVIIISSEASRAEACLSLGAELFLSKPFRADELLSAVENALQNARRRARAGSMALLRLGVGGLEFAIPLEGVRQVILQPATRSLPMGPGYISEFFELKGQPVCVLDLARRLDVNHSEPVEERKLVILEIDGVQLALSVDAVQDPEEYPAADIEPRERVGGTGHGHLRDALVGMLRASGRPVPIFDPRAFATQELLHEAAALLRPDQRERSA; the protein is encoded by the coding sequence GTGAGCCTCCCGTCCCTGCTCCTTGTCGACGACAGCGATGCCATCCTTGCGCTCGAGCGCGCCATCCTCTCCGGCCACTACGCCCTGAACACGGCGAGCAATGGTCGCGAGGCGCTCGAGAAGATTGGCAAAGTCCAACCCGCCGCGATGTTGTTGGACCTGTCCATGCCGGAGATGGATGGGGACGAGGTGCTCAAGCGGGTGAAGGCGGATCCCGCCACCGCCCACATCCCCGTCATCATCATCTCCTCGGAGGCCAGTCGCGCCGAGGCCTGCTTGTCGCTCGGGGCGGAGCTCTTCCTGTCCAAGCCCTTCCGGGCCGATGAGCTCCTGAGCGCGGTGGAGAACGCGCTGCAGAACGCGCGGCGCCGGGCACGGGCGGGGTCCATGGCGCTCCTGCGCTTGGGCGTGGGGGGCCTGGAGTTCGCCATTCCCCTGGAGGGCGTGCGGCAGGTCATCCTCCAGCCGGCCACGCGCTCGCTGCCCATGGGGCCGGGCTACATCTCCGAGTTCTTCGAACTCAAGGGCCAGCCGGTGTGCGTGCTGGACCTGGCGCGTCGCCTGGACGTGAACCACAGCGAGCCCGTGGAGGAGCGCAAGCTCGTCATCCTGGAGATCGACGGGGTGCAGTTGGCGCTCAGCGTGGACGCGGTGCAGGACCCCGAGGAATACCCGGCCGCGGACATCGAGCCGCGCGAGCGCGTGGGCGGCACGGGCCATGGTCACCTGCGCGACGCGCTGGTGGGCATGCTCAGAGCGAGCGGGCGACCGGTCCCCATCTTCGACCCCAGGGCCTTCGCCACGCAGGAATTGTTGCATGAGGCGGCGGCGTTGCTGCGTCCGGACCAACGGGAGCGCAGCGCATGA
- a CDS encoding 2-oxoglutarate dehydrogenase E1 component, whose protein sequence is MANFQDSYLSGGNIDFIEGLYARYLEDASSVDPSWRELFERSTDGAGRPIFNPTPIDPPAPAAKEGKGEGKGTKDGAKEGGKSAAAVATAPQTATSVAFEQDMKLQARVDQAISAFRLRGHLRAKLDPLDRPRPPLEHVADVGMTDDQHFSATELEQMVESFSVFPEARVQLKTLLGRLRRTYTGSIGVEFMQMLDSERRRWLMKRMEYTENRTDFPVQEQRDILTKLSYAEGFENFLHTKYVNAKRFALDGGEALVPMIDALLEVGGGMGLREVVIGMAHRGRLNVLTNILGKKPDQIFSEFDGPRDPKNHMGRGDVKYHMGFSSDHTTRGGQSIHLSLAFNPSHLEAVNPVVEGRVRAKQDRGGDGERRKVMPLLIHGDAAFIGQGVVAETLNLSRLSGYETGGTVHLVINNQVGFTTDPMDSRSSIYSTALAQMLDVPVFHVNGDDPEACVHVGRLVAEYRQTFKSDVVVDLICYRRFGHNEGDDPSFTQPVMYEFIHKHHPVRALYARQLADQGRISLEVSDGIKQQCMQEFDAALTRARAESQFKEPNALEGLWKPYKGGPEAGVPEVKTGVDKQKLREALEKLAHAPEGFHVHPVVERTVLKKRQTMLQTEEIQWGEGETLAYATLVSEGYPVRLSGQDCERGTFSHRHAVLNDVKTGAKYSPLDQFATGKARFTVLNSPLSEMGVLGFEYGYSLDVPDGLTLWEAQFGDFANGAQIIIDQFIAAGESKWRRLSGLTLLLPHGYEGQGPEHSSARLERFLSLSAEDNIQVVYPTTPAQIFHLLRRQILRPLRKPLVIMSPKSLLRRPEAVSKLEELASGGFQEVILDKVKPEGVTRLLLCSGKVYYDLVKARDEKKDESIAIVRVEQLFPFPFEELAALVGKMPQLAELYWVQEEPRNSGAWHFIFPRLHDLIATRGQAPVKVGYIGRAEAASPATGFLQTHNLEQQLIVEEAILRGTKNGR, encoded by the coding sequence ATGGCGAATTTCCAGGACTCGTACCTCTCCGGCGGAAACATCGACTTCATCGAGGGGCTCTACGCGCGCTACCTCGAGGACGCCTCCAGTGTGGACCCCAGCTGGCGCGAGTTGTTCGAGCGCAGCACCGACGGCGCCGGCCGTCCCATCTTCAACCCCACGCCCATCGATCCGCCCGCGCCCGCCGCGAAGGAAGGCAAGGGCGAGGGCAAGGGGACCAAGGACGGCGCCAAGGAGGGGGGCAAGTCCGCCGCCGCGGTGGCCACCGCGCCGCAGACGGCGACCTCGGTCGCCTTCGAGCAGGACATGAAGCTGCAGGCGCGCGTGGATCAGGCCATCTCCGCCTTCCGCCTGCGCGGCCACCTGCGCGCGAAGCTGGATCCGCTCGACCGTCCGCGCCCGCCCCTGGAGCACGTGGCCGACGTGGGCATGACGGACGACCAGCACTTCTCCGCCACCGAGCTCGAGCAGATGGTGGAGAGCTTCAGCGTCTTTCCCGAGGCGCGCGTGCAGCTCAAGACGCTGCTCGGGCGCCTGCGCCGCACGTACACGGGCTCCATCGGCGTGGAGTTCATGCAGATGCTCGACAGCGAGCGGCGCCGCTGGCTGATGAAGCGCATGGAGTACACGGAGAACCGCACGGACTTCCCGGTGCAGGAGCAGCGCGACATCCTCACCAAGCTGTCCTACGCCGAGGGCTTCGAGAACTTCCTGCACACCAAGTACGTCAACGCCAAGCGCTTCGCGCTCGATGGCGGTGAGGCCCTGGTGCCCATGATCGACGCGCTCCTGGAAGTGGGCGGCGGCATGGGGCTGCGCGAGGTGGTCATCGGCATGGCCCACCGCGGCCGGCTCAACGTGCTCACCAACATCCTGGGCAAGAAGCCGGATCAGATCTTCAGCGAGTTCGACGGCCCGCGCGATCCCAAGAACCACATGGGCCGCGGCGACGTGAAGTACCACATGGGCTTCAGCTCGGATCACACCACGCGCGGCGGGCAGAGCATCCACCTGTCGCTCGCGTTCAACCCGAGCCACCTGGAGGCCGTCAACCCCGTGGTCGAGGGCCGCGTGCGCGCCAAGCAGGACCGCGGCGGGGACGGCGAGCGCCGGAAGGTGATGCCGCTGCTCATCCACGGCGACGCGGCCTTCATCGGCCAGGGCGTCGTGGCCGAGACGCTCAACCTCTCGCGCCTGAGCGGCTACGAGACGGGCGGCACCGTGCACCTGGTCATCAACAACCAGGTGGGCTTCACCACGGACCCCATGGACTCGCGCAGCTCCATCTACTCCACCGCGCTCGCGCAGATGCTCGACGTGCCCGTCTTCCACGTGAACGGGGATGACCCCGAGGCGTGCGTGCACGTGGGCCGGCTGGTGGCCGAGTACCGCCAGACCTTCAAGAGCGACGTGGTGGTGGACCTCATCTGCTACCGCCGCTTCGGTCACAACGAGGGCGATGACCCGTCGTTCACCCAGCCGGTGATGTACGAGTTCATCCACAAGCACCACCCGGTGCGCGCGCTCTACGCCAGGCAGCTCGCCGACCAGGGCCGCATCTCCCTGGAGGTGTCCGACGGCATCAAGCAGCAGTGCATGCAGGAGTTCGACGCGGCGCTCACCCGCGCCCGCGCGGAGAGCCAGTTCAAGGAGCCCAACGCGCTCGAGGGCCTGTGGAAGCCCTACAAGGGCGGGCCCGAGGCGGGCGTGCCCGAGGTGAAGACGGGCGTGGACAAGCAGAAGCTGCGCGAGGCGCTGGAGAAGCTCGCCCACGCGCCCGAGGGCTTCCATGTCCACCCGGTGGTGGAGCGCACGGTGCTCAAGAAGCGCCAGACCATGCTCCAGACGGAGGAGATCCAGTGGGGCGAGGGCGAGACGCTCGCCTACGCCACGCTCGTCTCCGAGGGCTACCCGGTGCGCCTGAGCGGCCAGGACTGCGAGCGCGGCACGTTCAGCCACCGCCACGCGGTGCTCAACGACGTGAAGACGGGCGCCAAGTACTCGCCCCTGGATCAGTTCGCCACCGGCAAGGCGCGCTTCACCGTGCTCAACAGCCCGCTGTCGGAGATGGGCGTGCTCGGCTTCGAGTACGGCTACAGCCTGGACGTGCCGGACGGCCTCACGCTCTGGGAGGCGCAGTTCGGTGACTTCGCCAACGGCGCGCAGATCATCATCGACCAGTTCATCGCCGCGGGCGAGAGCAAGTGGCGGCGGCTCAGCGGCCTCACGCTCCTGCTGCCCCACGGCTACGAGGGCCAGGGCCCCGAGCACTCCAGCGCCCGGCTCGAGCGCTTCCTGAGCCTGAGCGCCGAGGACAACATCCAGGTCGTCTACCCCACCACGCCCGCGCAGATCTTCCACCTCTTGCGCCGGCAGATCCTCCGCCCGCTGCGCAAGCCGCTCGTGATCATGTCGCCCAAGAGCCTGCTGCGCCGCCCCGAGGCGGTGAGCAAGCTGGAGGAGCTGGCCAGCGGGGGCTTCCAGGAGGTCATCCTGGACAAGGTGAAGCCCGAGGGCGTCACGCGGCTGCTCCTGTGCTCGGGCAAGGTCTATTACGACCTGGTCAAGGCGCGCGACGAGAAGAAGGACGAGTCCATCGCCATCGTGCGCGTGGAGCAGCTCTTCCCCTTCCCGTTCGAGGAGCTCGCGGCCCTGGTGGGCAAGATGCCCCAGCTCGCCGAGCTGTACTGGGTCCAGGAGGAGCCGCGCAACTCGGGCGCCTGGCACTTCATCTTCCCCCGCCTGCACGACCTGATCGCCACGCGCGGCCAGGCCCCCGTGAAGGTGGGCTACATCGGACGCGCGGAAGCGGCGAGTCCCGCGACCGGATTCCTGCAGACGCACAACCTCGAGCAGCAGCTCATCGTGGAGGAAGCCATCCTCCGAGGAACCAAGAATGGCCGTTGA
- the odhB gene encoding 2-oxoglutarate dehydrogenase complex dihydrolipoyllysine-residue succinyltransferase has product MAVELKVPPLGESITEAVVGKWNKKQGETVAADEPIVVLETDKVTIDVPAPAAGAISAIAFKEGDKVRVGDVLGTIEAGGASAPASKPAAAAESAPAASAASSASADARITPTARKIVEENKLDVSQLKGTGAGGRITKEDALGQLNRPAEPSAPAPAPRPAAPPAPSGPRPRADREERVKMTPLRRRVAERLLQAQSNAAILTTFNEVDMGEVMDLRKQYNEKFQAKHGVKLGFMSLFVRAAIEALKTFPQVNAEIDGEDVIFKRYYDIGVAVSGSRGLVVPVLRDADSLSLADMEKKIGDFGTRARNDKLTINELQGGTFTISNGGTFGSMLSTPILNPPQTGILGMHNIVERPVARNGQVVIRPIMYLALSYDHRLIDGREAVQFLVRIKDCIEDPTRLLLEI; this is encoded by the coding sequence ATGGCCGTTGAATTGAAAGTCCCGCCCCTGGGCGAGTCCATCACTGAAGCCGTCGTCGGGAAGTGGAACAAGAAGCAGGGCGAGACGGTGGCCGCCGACGAGCCCATCGTCGTGCTGGAGACCGACAAGGTCACCATCGACGTGCCCGCTCCCGCCGCCGGCGCCATCTCCGCCATCGCCTTCAAGGAGGGCGACAAGGTGCGCGTGGGCGACGTGCTGGGCACCATCGAGGCCGGGGGCGCCAGCGCGCCCGCGTCCAAGCCCGCCGCCGCGGCCGAGTCGGCTCCGGCCGCCAGCGCCGCGTCCAGCGCCTCGGCCGACGCGCGCATCACGCCCACCGCCCGGAAGATCGTGGAGGAGAACAAGCTGGACGTGAGCCAGCTCAAGGGCACCGGCGCCGGAGGCCGCATCACCAAGGAGGACGCGCTGGGTCAGCTCAACCGCCCCGCCGAGCCCTCCGCGCCCGCCCCCGCGCCCCGGCCCGCCGCGCCGCCCGCCCCCTCCGGTCCCCGCCCGCGCGCCGACCGCGAGGAGCGCGTGAAGATGACGCCCCTGCGCCGCCGCGTGGCCGAGCGTCTGCTGCAGGCCCAGTCCAACGCCGCCATCCTCACCACCTTCAACGAGGTGGACATGGGCGAGGTGATGGACCTGCGCAAGCAGTACAACGAGAAGTTCCAGGCCAAGCACGGCGTGAAGCTCGGCTTCATGAGCCTGTTCGTGCGCGCGGCCATCGAGGCGCTCAAGACCTTCCCCCAGGTCAACGCGGAGATCGACGGCGAGGACGTCATCTTCAAGCGCTACTACGACATCGGCGTGGCCGTCAGCGGCTCGCGCGGACTCGTGGTGCCCGTGCTGCGCGATGCCGACAGCCTGTCGCTCGCGGACATGGAGAAGAAGATCGGCGACTTCGGCACCCGCGCGCGCAACGACAAGCTCACCATCAACGAGCTGCAGGGCGGCACCTTCACCATCTCCAACGGGGGCACCTTCGGCTCGATGCTCTCCACCCCCATCCTCAACCCGCCCCAGACGGGCATCCTGGGGATGCACAACATCGTGGAGCGCCCGGTGGCCCGCAACGGCCAGGTCGTCATCCGGCCCATCATGTACCTGGCGCTCTCCTACGATCACCGCCTCATCGACGGGCGCGAGGCCGTGCAGTTCCTCGTGCGCATCAAGGACTGCATCGAGGATCCCACCCGGCTCCTGCTGGAAATTTGA
- the fabI gene encoding enoyl-ACP reductase FabI has translation MLLQGKKLLITGVLTPQSIAYGVAELALEQGADILLTGFGRARSLTERSAKRLKAGTEVLELDVANPAHFPALTEALRQRWGRVDGVLHGIAFAPEDALGGNFLNTPWESVQTAFRVSTFSLKELAVAALPLMTQGGSIVTLDFDNRVAWPIYDWMGVCKAGLEATVRYLARDLGPKGIRVNAVAAGPLSTVAAKGIPGFKSLERGWGRQAPLGWDARNSHEAVARTACALLSDWLPSTTGELVHVDGGYHAIGAPPVDTSQDEKEESGQPPPTPSAG, from the coding sequence ATGCTGCTGCAGGGCAAGAAGCTCCTCATCACGGGCGTGCTCACCCCTCAGTCCATCGCCTACGGCGTCGCCGAACTCGCGCTGGAGCAGGGCGCGGACATCCTCCTCACGGGCTTTGGCCGGGCGCGCTCGCTCACGGAGCGCAGCGCCAAGCGGCTCAAGGCGGGCACCGAGGTGCTGGAACTGGACGTGGCCAACCCCGCGCACTTCCCCGCGCTCACCGAGGCGCTGCGCCAGCGCTGGGGCCGGGTGGACGGCGTGCTGCACGGCATCGCGTTCGCGCCCGAGGACGCCCTGGGCGGCAACTTCCTCAACACCCCGTGGGAGAGCGTGCAGACGGCGTTTCGCGTCTCGACCTTCTCCCTCAAGGAGCTGGCCGTGGCGGCCCTGCCCCTGATGACCCAGGGCGGCTCCATCGTCACGCTGGACTTCGACAACCGCGTCGCCTGGCCCATCTACGACTGGATGGGGGTGTGCAAGGCGGGCCTGGAGGCCACGGTGCGCTATCTGGCGCGCGACCTCGGGCCTAAAGGTATCCGGGTCAACGCTGTGGCCGCCGGGCCGCTGTCCACGGTGGCGGCCAAGGGCATTCCTGGTTTCAAATCCCTGGAAAGGGGCTGGGGTCGTCAGGCTCCGCTGGGGTGGGATGCTCGCAACAGCCATGAGGCGGTGGCACGCACGGCCTGTGCGCTGCTCTCGGACTGGCTCCCGTCCACGACGGGAGAGCTGGTGCACGTGGACGGCGGCTATCATGCGATCGGGGCCCCGCCGGTGGACACGAGCCAAGACGAGAAGGAGGAGAGCGGCCAGCCACCCCCGACGCCCTCGGCTGGTTGA
- a CDS encoding response regulator, with protein sequence MSANILLVDDSPTVRNILKIYLMNLKMGFVEAEDASRALQLLRLVPVKLVIADINMPGMDGITFVKQVRTSPILASVRDVPVILLTGERGGDLRQRGVEAGANSFINKPVSHNDLTETVRKLLAQN encoded by the coding sequence TTGAGCGCCAACATCCTTCTCGTGGATGACAGCCCGACTGTGCGCAACATCCTCAAGATCTACCTCATGAACCTGAAGATGGGGTTCGTCGAGGCCGAGGACGCGTCACGGGCGTTGCAGCTGCTCCGGCTGGTGCCGGTCAAGCTGGTCATCGCGGACATCAATATGCCTGGCATGGACGGCATCACCTTCGTCAAGCAGGTGCGTACGAGCCCGATCCTGGCCTCGGTGCGCGACGTTCCCGTCATCTTGCTCACGGGTGAGCGGGGTGGGGACCTGCGACAGCGGGGCGTCGAGGCCGGAGCCAATTCCTTCATCAACAAGCCGGTTTCCCACAATGATCTGACGGAAACCGTGCGTAAACTCCTCGCCCAGAACTGA
- a CDS encoding chemotaxis protein CheW, translating into MTATTRGPEEVQDQEVRALLDERATRLRGRSDTTADETVLMVAEFPLGEERYAIPLASLRAALPLRLVTAVPLSLPHVIGVLRYQGQVLAALSLAALLGGHGWRQDPAVLLVVDRGDGELCALDCEAIPRPLSISAAAVEASRTHAEGSVIEVLVPGSRQLIHLIDLPRLFAGATGVRNVG; encoded by the coding sequence ATGACAGCCACCACCCGAGGCCCCGAGGAGGTTCAGGATCAGGAAGTCCGCGCCCTCTTGGACGAGCGCGCGACACGACTGCGTGGACGCTCCGACACCACCGCCGATGAGACCGTGCTCATGGTGGCCGAGTTCCCACTGGGCGAGGAGCGCTACGCGATTCCGCTCGCCTCCTTGCGCGCGGCGCTGCCCCTGCGCCTGGTGACCGCGGTGCCCTTGTCCCTGCCGCACGTCATCGGCGTGCTGCGCTACCAGGGGCAGGTTCTGGCGGCGCTCAGCCTCGCGGCGCTCCTGGGCGGCCACGGCTGGCGGCAGGATCCCGCCGTGCTGCTCGTGGTGGACCGCGGCGACGGCGAGCTGTGCGCCCTGGACTGCGAGGCCATTCCCCGCCCGCTGAGCATCTCCGCCGCCGCGGTGGAGGCCTCCCGGACGCACGCGGAGGGCTCGGTGATCGAAGTGCTCGTCCCGGGGTCGCGACAATTGATTCACCTCATCGATCTGCCGCGCCTCTTCGCGGGCGCCACCGGGGTACGTAATGTCGGTTGA
- a CDS encoding CheR family methyltransferase: MSSQVESLQVLARAREVVASCTGFRDTAISPTAVDRVVRAELARGRSPSELMAELQRPNGPLARALLDAVLVGETYFFRHPEQFRFLAAEAVPSALRRGSLHVRGWSAGCASGEETYSIAACLLNTVTPGVTVEVLGTDLHEGRLEYARRGTYGNWSRREAGPLLYPLYQEIADSRVSVNDSVRAVTRFAQGNLLEPLAGVYGQFDVIFCRNVLTYFSPEAVQTALGHLARALVPGGHILLGTVEVDHPPEGLVRVGPPELQAFRRPLPNSAPPPRPTPPPEVARVPVRPAPPPEPVRPPVSAVSLHTDALQRIEGGDEKGAALTLEQLLERFRDYLPGMLELALLRERAGSREAAFALMHAVRDSAAKLPPDQIIEGPEPLPARFYRASADAFLTLGSIE; the protein is encoded by the coding sequence ATGAGTTCGCAGGTGGAGTCTCTACAGGTGCTCGCCCGGGCGCGAGAGGTCGTCGCGTCGTGCACGGGATTCCGGGACACGGCCATCTCGCCCACGGCGGTGGATCGCGTCGTGCGCGCGGAGCTGGCGCGGGGCCGCTCGCCCTCGGAGCTGATGGCGGAGCTGCAGAGGCCCAACGGTCCCCTGGCACGCGCGCTCCTGGACGCGGTGCTGGTGGGCGAGACGTACTTCTTCCGCCACCCCGAGCAGTTCCGCTTCCTCGCCGCCGAGGCCGTGCCCTCCGCGCTGCGCCGGGGCTCGCTGCACGTGCGTGGCTGGAGCGCCGGGTGCGCCTCCGGTGAGGAGACCTATTCCATCGCCGCGTGCCTGCTCAACACGGTGACCCCGGGGGTCACGGTGGAGGTGCTCGGCACGGACCTGCACGAGGGCCGGCTGGAGTACGCGCGCCGCGGCACCTACGGCAACTGGTCGCGCCGCGAGGCCGGGCCGCTGCTCTACCCGCTCTACCAGGAAATCGCCGACAGCCGGGTGAGCGTCAACGACTCGGTGCGCGCCGTCACGCGCTTCGCCCAGGGCAACCTGCTCGAGCCGCTGGCCGGGGTGTACGGGCAGTTCGACGTCATCTTCTGCCGCAACGTGCTCACGTACTTCTCGCCCGAGGCGGTCCAGACCGCGCTCGGCCATCTGGCGCGGGCGCTCGTGCCCGGCGGTCACATCCTGCTGGGCACCGTGGAGGTGGACCATCCGCCCGAGGGTCTGGTGCGCGTGGGTCCGCCCGAGCTGCAGGCCTTCCGCCGGCCGCTGCCCAACTCCGCGCCGCCGCCCCGGCCCACGCCGCCGCCCGAAGTGGCCCGCGTGCCCGTGCGTCCGGCGCCTCCCCCCGAGCCCGTGCGGCCGCCCGTGTCCGCGGTGAGCCTGCACACCGATGCGCTGCAGCGCATCGAGGGGGGCGACGAGAAGGGGGCCGCCCTCACGCTGGAGCAGCTCCTGGAGCGCTTCCGGGACTATCTGCCGGGCATGCTGGAGCTCGCCCTGCTGCGCGAGCGCGCGGGGTCGCGCGAGGCGGCCTTCGCCCTCATGCACGCGGTGCGTGACAGCGCCGCCAAGCTGCCTCCGGACCAGATCATCGAGGGACCGGAGCCCCTGCCGGCCCGCTTCTACCGCGCGTCCGCTGACGCCTTCCTCACGTTGGGATCGATCGAATGA